One genomic window of Polyangium aurulentum includes the following:
- the yajC gene encoding preprotein translocase subunit YajC, with amino-acid sequence MSNYSSQPSNVAPGQGAAPAPTQPSQGAPPAPGADGGGGGSPFGSLPTMLMFLLPLLLVFFMTRNQSKKQREIEAGLKPGDKVVTQAGLIGKLVEVGERTVKLEIAPGVNVQLLKASIQGIEGDPKPAAEAKDKAQEKKA; translated from the coding sequence GTGAGCAACTACTCATCTCAGCCATCGAACGTCGCGCCTGGGCAGGGCGCTGCGCCTGCGCCGACGCAGCCTTCGCAGGGGGCTCCGCCTGCGCCCGGCGCCGATGGCGGCGGCGGCGGGTCGCCCTTCGGCAGCCTGCCGACGATGTTGATGTTCCTGCTGCCGCTCCTGCTCGTGTTCTTCATGACGAGGAACCAGTCGAAGAAGCAGCGGGAGATCGAGGCGGGCCTCAAGCCTGGGGACAAGGTCGTCACGCAGGCGGGCCTGATCGGCAAGCTCGTCGAGGTCGGCGAGCGCACGGTGAAGCTCGAGATCGCGCCGGGGGTGAACGTGCAGTTGCTCAAGGCCTCGATCCAGGGCATCGAGGGCGACCCCAAGCCCGCGGCCGAGGCGAAGGACAAGGCACAGGAAAAGAAAGCGTAG
- a CDS encoding TolC family protein, whose translation MKTTPFFSFSALALLFGLSAGCASSTLATDVREVDDVFKARNRRDLAVSVPDEEDWEKTAAEVPKLLAKPLDADAAVRIALAHNRDLRAAFYEIGIARGQFVQAGLLPNPEIEFELRRSTDPAQPLQADIGLEYDISALLLIPLRKGVAEAELSAERLRVAGEVLDTAYRARTAFYTVQARRQELDLRARALTAFQAGYAAAEELNRAGNIPDVDLATQRAAVESARIDVAEAENLLLDARESLNATLGLSGEQTRWTVEAPLADPSTEALPTEQLEKRAVEASFELAELEARMQVSSRRVGLARTEGNLPHLSGGFHGEHDGFSWELGGHVTVGLPVFNRNQGRVISARSELGAQRERYAATATALRATVRSALNRVESTGRRAQHYRQVVLPAREKALAETLLQYNAMQVSVFQVLDSQRQVTQTGMAYVETLLAYWNARAALDQIIAGRHRGLGLGPAGASGTSMPSGGGGSAEAVH comes from the coding sequence TCCGCCGGCTGCGCGAGCTCGACGCTCGCCACGGACGTGCGCGAGGTGGACGATGTGTTCAAGGCGCGGAACAGGCGCGACCTCGCCGTCTCCGTGCCCGACGAGGAGGACTGGGAGAAGACCGCGGCCGAGGTCCCGAAGCTCCTCGCGAAGCCGCTCGACGCGGACGCGGCCGTTCGCATCGCGCTCGCGCACAACCGCGATCTGCGCGCCGCCTTCTACGAGATCGGCATCGCCCGCGGGCAGTTCGTCCAGGCAGGCCTGCTGCCGAACCCCGAGATCGAGTTCGAGCTGCGGCGCTCCACCGATCCTGCGCAGCCCCTCCAGGCCGACATCGGGCTCGAATACGACATCTCGGCGCTCCTGCTCATCCCGTTGCGCAAAGGCGTGGCCGAGGCGGAGCTGTCCGCCGAGCGGCTGCGCGTCGCGGGCGAGGTGCTCGACACCGCTTACCGAGCCCGCACCGCGTTCTACACCGTGCAGGCCCGCAGGCAGGAGCTCGACCTGCGGGCGCGAGCGCTCACCGCGTTCCAGGCAGGCTATGCCGCGGCCGAGGAGCTGAACCGCGCCGGCAACATCCCCGATGTCGACCTCGCCACCCAGCGCGCGGCCGTCGAGTCCGCGCGCATCGACGTCGCGGAGGCGGAGAACTTGCTGCTCGACGCGCGCGAGAGCCTGAATGCAACGCTGGGTCTATCCGGGGAGCAGACCCGCTGGACCGTGGAGGCGCCGCTCGCCGATCCGTCGACGGAGGCGCTGCCGACGGAGCAGCTCGAAAAGCGCGCGGTGGAGGCGAGCTTCGAGCTCGCGGAGCTCGAGGCGCGCATGCAAGTGTCCTCGCGCCGTGTCGGGCTCGCGCGCACCGAGGGCAACCTGCCGCATCTGTCCGGCGGCTTTCACGGCGAGCACGACGGCTTTTCCTGGGAGCTCGGCGGCCACGTGACCGTGGGCTTGCCCGTCTTCAATCGCAACCAGGGGCGCGTGATCAGCGCCCGCTCCGAGCTCGGCGCCCAGCGCGAGCGATATGCCGCGACCGCCACGGCCCTGCGCGCGACGGTGCGCTCTGCGCTCAATCGCGTCGAGTCCACGGGCCGCCGCGCCCAGCATTACCGGCAGGTCGTCCTGCCGGCGCGCGAGAAGGCGCTCGCGGAGACCCTGCTCCAGTACAACGCCATGCAGGTCAGCGTCTTTCAGGTCCTCGACAGCCAGCGCCAGGTCACGCAGACGGGCATGGCCTATGTCGAGACGCTGCTCGCGTACTGGAATGCGCGGGCGGCGCTCGACCAGATCATCGCCGGCCGCCACCGCGGCCTCGGCCTCGGCCCCGCCGGAGCGTCGGGCACGAGCATGCCTTCGGGCGGCGGCGGCAGCGCCGAGGCCGTCCACTGA
- a CDS encoding LrgB family protein, with protein MTLSEAMGPLGWPAITLLCYCISLAIHARSKQHPALSPVVVTAALVILVLVATRTPHATYAEAVRPIHLMLGPATVALAVPVYRQASKLKGVVLAAAAAIVCGSLAAAVSAMLIARSMGAASSTVRSLAPKSVTTPIAIAVSESIGGNPSTTSVFVIVTGLLGALAVPGIFRLLRVEDRRARGIAIGVAAHGIGTARAFTLGDVEGAFATLGMGLGGSFVPTVLPWIVRWLEGSL; from the coding sequence GTGACCCTCTCCGAAGCCATGGGGCCGCTCGGATGGCCCGCGATCACGCTGCTCTGCTATTGCATCTCGCTCGCGATCCACGCGCGCTCGAAGCAACACCCCGCCCTGAGCCCCGTCGTCGTCACCGCCGCGCTCGTCATCCTCGTGCTCGTCGCCACGCGCACGCCCCACGCGACCTACGCCGAAGCCGTGCGGCCCATTCACCTCATGCTCGGGCCCGCGACGGTCGCGCTCGCCGTCCCCGTGTACCGGCAAGCGTCGAAGCTCAAGGGGGTCGTCCTCGCGGCGGCGGCGGCGATCGTCTGCGGCTCGCTCGCGGCGGCGGTGAGCGCGATGCTCATCGCCCGCAGCATGGGCGCCGCGTCCTCCACCGTCCGATCGCTCGCGCCCAAATCGGTCACGACGCCGATCGCGATCGCCGTGTCCGAGTCGATCGGCGGCAATCCCTCCACGACGAGCGTGTTCGTCATCGTGACCGGCCTCCTCGGCGCGCTCGCCGTGCCCGGCATCTTCCGCTTGCTGCGCGTCGAGGACAGGCGGGCGCGCGGGATCGCGATCGGCGTCGCCGCTCACGGCATCGGCACGGCGCGCGCATTCACGCTGGGCGACGTGGAGGGCGCATTCGCCACCCTCGGAATGGGCCTCGGCGGCTCGTTCGTCCCCACCGTGCTCCCGTGGATCGTCCGCTGGCTCGAAGGATCGCTCTGA
- a CDS encoding peptidylprolyl isomerase — protein sequence MNPISTHRPFAAATSLLLATLLAACGGSPPPAAPQNAPAEVKEAPPPAPEAEAAPAGNQEAIELCIATANAKRAKFSGEPPKITVKHVLIKYKGAKKADDAIKRSREEACMRALEARDKIREGGDFDEIVKQYSEEPGAATRGGSIGAIERADVAKPFADAAFELSVNQLSDIVETEFGFHVILRTE from the coding sequence ATGAACCCGATCTCCACCCACCGCCCCTTCGCCGCCGCGACCTCGCTCCTGCTCGCCACGCTCCTCGCTGCCTGCGGGGGCAGCCCGCCGCCTGCGGCTCCGCAGAACGCGCCCGCCGAGGTCAAGGAGGCGCCTCCCCCCGCGCCCGAGGCCGAGGCGGCGCCGGCGGGTAACCAGGAGGCCATCGAGCTGTGCATCGCCACGGCCAACGCCAAGCGCGCCAAGTTCAGCGGCGAGCCGCCGAAGATCACGGTCAAGCACGTGCTCATCAAGTACAAGGGCGCCAAGAAGGCGGACGACGCGATCAAGCGCTCGCGCGAGGAGGCCTGCATGCGCGCCCTCGAGGCCCGCGACAAGATTCGCGAGGGGGGCGATTTCGACGAGATCGTCAAGCAGTACAGCGAGGAGCCCGGCGCGGCCACGCGAGGCGGATCCATTGGCGCCATCGAGCGCGCCGACGTGGCCAAGCCCTTCGCGGACGCGGCATTCGAGCTATCCGTCAATCAGCTCAGCGACATCGTGGAGACCGAATTCGGCTTTCACGTGATCCTGAGGACCGAGTAA
- a CDS encoding CidA/LrgA family protein yields the protein MWTAFVAIALADVVGEVIARLTRTAIPGPVIGMFLVLAALLVARRAPPEIERASDFLTRHLSLFFVPAAVGVMDQVGVLRRDAAPIAAALVVSTLVGLVTSALVFSALLRRSRGS from the coding sequence ATGTGGACCGCATTCGTCGCGATCGCGCTCGCGGACGTCGTGGGCGAGGTGATCGCCCGGCTCACGCGCACGGCCATCCCCGGCCCCGTGATCGGCATGTTCCTCGTCCTCGCAGCCCTCCTCGTCGCCCGCCGCGCGCCCCCCGAGATCGAGCGCGCGAGCGATTTCCTCACCCGACACCTCTCGCTCTTCTTCGTCCCGGCCGCGGTCGGCGTGATGGATCAGGTCGGCGTCCTGCGCCGCGACGCTGCGCCCATCGCGGCCGCGCTCGTCGTGAGCACGCTCGTCGGGCTCGTCACGAGCGCCCTCGTGTTCTCGGCCCTCTTGCGAAGGAGCCGCGGCTCGTGA
- the infC gene encoding translation initiation factor IF-3: protein MRRFDPRQAQRGPQIRINQRIRVPEIRVIGEDGEMLGVMPTHEALRRAQERGLDLVEVNPKADPPVCKILDFGKYKYDEKKKAREAKRKQSVVEIKEIKLRPKTDDHDLQFKTRAALRFLEAGHKVKFTVRFRGREITHPEKAQEQLDWITQQCEETANIEVRPAMEQRTMTLLMAPKPAIMQKVAQARAAAEKARQKAIQEGRAAPVQPDPEEAIRKLEEELEAQDEDDDDDDEDES from the coding sequence ATGCGACGCTTCGACCCCCGGCAGGCCCAGCGCGGACCTCAGATCCGAATCAATCAGCGAATCAGGGTCCCCGAGATCCGGGTCATCGGGGAGGACGGCGAGATGCTCGGCGTCATGCCGACCCACGAAGCCCTACGCCGCGCCCAAGAGCGAGGCCTCGACCTCGTCGAGGTCAACCCCAAAGCCGACCCGCCGGTCTGCAAGATCCTCGACTTCGGCAAGTACAAGTACGACGAGAAGAAGAAGGCCCGCGAAGCAAAGCGCAAGCAGAGCGTCGTCGAGATCAAGGAGATCAAACTCCGCCCCAAGACCGACGACCACGACCTGCAGTTCAAGACCCGCGCCGCCCTCCGCTTCCTCGAAGCCGGCCACAAGGTGAAGTTCACCGTTCGCTTCCGCGGCCGCGAGATCACACACCCCGAAAAGGCGCAAGAGCAACTCGACTGGATCACCCAGCAGTGCGAGGAGACCGCCAACATCGAGGTGCGCCCCGCGATGGAGCAACGCACCATGACCCTGCTCATGGCCCCGAAGCCCGCCATCATGCAGAAGGTCGCCCAGGCCCGCGCCGCCGCCGAAAAAGCCCGCCAGAAAGCCATCCAAGAAGGCCGCGCCGCCCCCGTCCAGCCCGACCCCGAAGAAGCCATCCGCAAGCTCGAGGAAGAACTCGAAGCCCAGGATGAAGACGACGACGACGACGACGAAGACGAGTCCTAG
- a CDS encoding HIT family protein, with protein sequence MSNWRDPEAWSALRSGEACPICLDGGPRDVLAQLEASWVTMGDDGPMRGYVCLLFRRHAVELHDLDDAEGAAFMRDIRRVSRALAVVTGAVKLNYEVHGNTLPHLHMHFFPRYVGDPFEGRPIDPRSVKMPVYAPGELAGMRRRILEELGAGAEG encoded by the coding sequence ATGAGCAACTGGCGCGATCCCGAAGCATGGAGCGCTCTGCGGAGCGGCGAGGCGTGCCCGATTTGCCTGGACGGGGGCCCGCGTGACGTGCTCGCGCAGCTCGAGGCTTCGTGGGTGACCATGGGCGACGACGGGCCCATGCGCGGCTATGTCTGTTTATTGTTCCGGCGACACGCGGTGGAGCTGCACGACCTCGACGACGCGGAAGGGGCGGCGTTCATGCGCGACATCCGGCGGGTATCGAGGGCCCTCGCGGTCGTCACCGGCGCGGTGAAGCTCAATTACGAGGTGCACGGCAACACGCTGCCGCACCTGCACATGCATTTCTTTCCGCGGTACGTCGGCGATCCGTTCGAGGGCCGTCCGATCGATCCGCGGTCGGTGAAGATGCCGGTCTATGCGCCGGGCGAGCTCGCGGGGATGCGACGGCGCATTCTGGAGGAGCTGGGCGCGGGGGCGGAGGGGTAG
- a CDS encoding multicopper oxidase family protein → MKNHVAISGAIAAALLLPACSKREPPLEQRLLEEIAGAYPTNASPNGVVRSFEITAAETELPLLDGKPLRVWAYNGQVPGPELRVRLGETVRVEFTNRLPVPSTLHWHGVRVPNDMDGVPTQSRPAIKPGETFVYEFTPKDAGTFWFHPHIRSSEQVERGLFGVLVVEDPAPPAYSRDLVWVLDDWLLGTDGQIAPTFNTRHDLAHDGRWGNRITVNGRTNEVLALRPGERIRLRIVNVANGRVFTPDFGGLAAKVIAVDGLYVRQPFDASGFELAPGNRIDVDLTAGRASAVAPIEDRFRPSRPNHLADVRVEGEPVETPRFALPSRANVPAWKAGSETPVHAELALDARGGGPFGIEWTINGVAFQGHESATGHTGISLAQDRFNHLRFTNRSARLHPIHLHGMFFRVLTRNGRAVDEAFFRDTVLVHPRETVDVGVVPVDEGSWMLHCHILEHAEAGMMTMLEVGKTAGGKHDGMAH, encoded by the coding sequence ATGAAGAACCACGTGGCGATCTCCGGCGCGATTGCGGCTGCGCTCCTCCTGCCTGCGTGCTCGAAGCGCGAGCCGCCGCTCGAGCAGCGGCTGCTCGAGGAGATCGCCGGTGCCTATCCGACGAACGCGAGCCCGAACGGGGTCGTCCGTAGCTTCGAGATCACGGCCGCCGAGACCGAGCTCCCGCTCCTCGACGGCAAACCCCTGCGCGTGTGGGCCTACAATGGCCAGGTGCCGGGGCCCGAGCTGCGCGTGCGCCTCGGGGAGACGGTCCGCGTCGAGTTCACCAATCGCCTGCCCGTGCCCTCGACCCTTCACTGGCACGGCGTGCGCGTGCCCAACGACATGGACGGCGTCCCGACGCAAAGCCGCCCCGCAATCAAGCCCGGCGAGACGTTCGTTTACGAGTTCACGCCGAAGGACGCGGGCACGTTCTGGTTCCACCCGCACATCCGCAGCAGCGAGCAGGTGGAGCGGGGCCTGTTCGGCGTGCTCGTCGTCGAGGATCCCGCGCCGCCCGCCTACAGCCGCGATCTCGTCTGGGTGCTCGACGACTGGCTCCTCGGTACGGACGGGCAGATCGCACCCACCTTCAATACGCGGCACGACCTCGCGCACGACGGCCGCTGGGGCAATCGCATCACGGTCAATGGCCGGACGAACGAGGTGCTCGCCCTTCGCCCCGGCGAACGGATCCGGTTGCGGATCGTGAACGTGGCGAATGGCCGCGTCTTCACGCCGGACTTCGGTGGGCTCGCGGCGAAGGTCATCGCGGTGGACGGGCTGTATGTGAGGCAGCCCTTCGATGCGAGCGGGTTCGAGCTCGCGCCCGGCAATCGGATCGACGTGGATCTGACCGCCGGGAGGGCGAGCGCCGTTGCGCCCATCGAGGACCGCTTCCGGCCCTCTCGCCCGAACCACCTCGCCGATGTCCGCGTCGAGGGAGAGCCGGTGGAGACGCCGCGCTTCGCGCTCCCGTCGCGCGCGAACGTGCCCGCGTGGAAGGCGGGGAGCGAGACGCCCGTCCATGCCGAGCTCGCGCTCGACGCGCGCGGTGGCGGTCCCTTCGGCATCGAGTGGACCATCAACGGCGTGGCCTTCCAGGGACACGAGAGCGCCACGGGCCACACCGGCATCTCGCTCGCGCAGGACCGCTTCAATCACCTCCGCTTCACCAATCGATCGGCGCGCCTGCACCCCATCCACCTGCACGGGATGTTCTTCCGGGTGCTCACGCGAAATGGCCGCGCCGTCGACGAGGCGTTCTTCCGGGATACGGTGCTCGTTCACCCCCGCGAGACCGTGGATGTCGGCGTCGTGCCCGTGGACGAGGGGAGCTGGATGCTGCACTGCCACATCCTCGAGCACGCCGAGGCGGGCATGATGACGATGCTCGAGGTGGGCAAGACGGCCGGCGGGAAACACGACGGCATGGCGCATTGA
- a CDS encoding serine/threonine protein kinase encodes MKLGQQQQRYRVLERLAAGGMAEVYLAESAGIEGFKKRVAIKRVLPHLSEKKRFIAMFLDEARLSANLTHSNVAQVFDIGVGESAYFIVMEYVDGSDLKAIIDFLRKTKRPLPVEVAVYIGEKICEGLAYAHEARGPDGTPLHVVHRDVTPANVLITKWGEVKIVDFGLAKATSQLEKSEPGIVKGKFGYLSPEATRAEEVDARTDIFAVGIILWELLAGKRLFLGGSDYQTIKRVQEALVPSLTSLNKDVPPELEKIIARALAKEPEKRFQTAREFGRALTSLLFKMGRPVGAHDVAELVHGTVALRKTSDQDKDTALHKLIEAALLEFTSLHDSATSGRSGSIPDDGRGALPRAPKELPERVSQFEDIGKWAEEVETNPMSGEMRSSRAPGSRRIQLITRDVPVDSAAAVTVKTRQAADAEVDSVPVTRKDVPLARAVADEVGASGPAGEAKESPQTFWGVESAPVPTLKEVPLAKEPVESAPATTAKATPDAKTTARSPGARGPEDVGEDRPAPITVLGSGDEALTKPAQDQKKTLMLVAAVLVLVVLAYLAGLASS; translated from the coding sequence ATGAAGCTGGGGCAGCAGCAGCAGCGGTATCGTGTCCTCGAGCGCCTGGCGGCGGGCGGCATGGCCGAGGTGTACCTGGCCGAGAGCGCCGGCATCGAGGGCTTCAAGAAGCGGGTGGCGATCAAGCGCGTGCTGCCTCACCTGTCCGAGAAGAAGCGCTTCATCGCGATGTTCCTCGACGAGGCGCGCCTGTCGGCCAACCTCACCCATTCCAACGTCGCCCAGGTATTCGACATCGGCGTGGGCGAGAGCGCGTACTTCATCGTGATGGAGTACGTCGATGGCTCCGACCTCAAGGCCATCATCGACTTTTTGCGCAAGACGAAGCGCCCGCTGCCGGTCGAGGTGGCGGTCTACATCGGCGAGAAGATCTGCGAGGGGCTCGCGTACGCGCACGAGGCGCGAGGGCCCGATGGGACGCCGCTGCACGTCGTGCACCGCGACGTCACGCCCGCGAACGTGCTGATCACGAAATGGGGCGAGGTGAAGATCGTCGATTTCGGCCTCGCCAAGGCGACGAGCCAGCTCGAGAAGAGCGAGCCCGGCATCGTGAAGGGAAAGTTCGGTTATCTGTCGCCGGAGGCCACGCGGGCCGAGGAGGTGGATGCGCGGACGGACATCTTCGCGGTGGGGATCATTCTCTGGGAGCTTCTGGCGGGGAAGCGGCTTTTCCTGGGCGGGAGCGATTACCAGACGATCAAGCGCGTGCAGGAGGCGCTCGTGCCGTCGCTCACGTCGCTCAACAAGGACGTGCCGCCGGAGCTCGAGAAGATCATCGCGCGTGCGCTCGCGAAGGAGCCGGAGAAGCGTTTTCAGACGGCGCGCGAATTCGGCCGGGCGCTGACGAGCTTGCTCTTCAAGATGGGGCGGCCGGTGGGGGCGCACGACGTGGCCGAGCTGGTGCACGGGACGGTGGCGCTGCGCAAGACGAGCGACCAGGACAAGGACACGGCGCTGCACAAGCTGATCGAGGCGGCGCTGCTCGAGTTCACGTCGCTGCATGACAGCGCGACGAGCGGGCGGTCGGGGTCGATTCCGGATGATGGCAGGGGGGCGCTGCCGCGGGCGCCGAAGGAGCTGCCGGAGCGGGTTTCGCAGTTCGAGGACATCGGCAAGTGGGCGGAGGAGGTCGAGACGAATCCGATGAGCGGGGAGATGCGCTCGTCGCGCGCGCCTGGGTCGCGGCGGATTCAGCTCATCACGCGGGATGTGCCGGTGGACAGCGCGGCGGCGGTGACGGTGAAGACGCGGCAGGCGGCGGACGCCGAGGTGGACAGCGTGCCGGTGACGCGGAAGGACGTGCCGCTGGCGCGGGCGGTGGCGGACGAGGTGGGGGCGAGCGGACCGGCCGGGGAGGCGAAGGAGAGCCCGCAGACGTTCTGGGGGGTCGAGAGTGCGCCGGTGCCGACGTTGAAGGAGGTGCCGCTGGCGAAGGAGCCGGTGGAGAGTGCGCCGGCGACGACGGCGAAGGCGACGCCGGATGCGAAGACGACGGCGAGGTCGCCTGGGGCGAGGGGGCCTGAGGATGTGGGGGAGGACAGGCCGGCGCCGATCACGGTCCTCGGGTCCGGGGACGAGGCGCTGACGAAGCCTGCGCAGGATCAGAAGAAGACGCTGATGCTCGTGGCGGCGGTCCTGGTGCTCGTGGTGCTGGCCTACCTTGCCGGGCTCGCCTCGAGCTGA
- a CDS encoding class I SAM-dependent methyltransferase, protein MNQLAPAKALIAATYASAASHFDDPPLAFWARIGKATVSRVPLGPGDRVLDVCSGSGASAIPAAQAVGPEGSVLAVDLADALLARGRAKAGSLGLSNIDFRSADFEAMDIPPEHFDAVVCVFGIFFIPDMAAAVRRLWQWLRPGGTLAITTWGPDVLEPGNTAFWDAIRVHRPDLYKSFRPWERIDTADSLRAMLAEAGVTDASVEAEHSRQPLASPDDWWVIALGSGYRGTIDQLDAGTREAVRRDTLAALRARNAITAETNALYAVARKPSPRG, encoded by the coding sequence ATGAACCAGCTCGCGCCCGCCAAAGCCCTCATTGCCGCCACATACGCGTCCGCCGCCAGCCACTTCGACGATCCGCCCCTCGCTTTCTGGGCGCGTATCGGGAAAGCAACCGTCTCGCGTGTTCCTCTCGGGCCAGGCGACCGCGTCCTCGACGTTTGCTCCGGCAGCGGCGCATCCGCCATCCCCGCCGCCCAGGCCGTCGGCCCCGAAGGCTCGGTGCTCGCCGTGGACCTCGCCGACGCCTTGCTCGCCCGTGGACGCGCCAAAGCCGGGTCCCTCGGGCTGTCGAACATCGACTTTCGCTCTGCCGACTTCGAGGCGATGGACATCCCGCCCGAGCACTTCGACGCCGTCGTCTGCGTGTTCGGCATCTTCTTCATCCCCGACATGGCGGCCGCCGTGCGCCGGCTGTGGCAATGGCTCAGGCCCGGCGGCACCCTCGCCATCACGACCTGGGGTCCCGACGTCCTCGAGCCCGGCAACACCGCCTTCTGGGATGCGATCCGCGTCCACCGTCCGGACCTCTACAAGTCGTTCAGGCCGTGGGAGCGCATCGACACCGCCGATTCTCTGCGCGCGATGCTCGCCGAGGCCGGGGTCACGGACGCATCGGTGGAGGCCGAACATTCGCGCCAGCCCCTCGCATCTCCGGACGACTGGTGGGTCATTGCTCTCGGCTCGGGCTATCGCGGGACCATCGACCAGCTCGACGCCGGCACGCGGGAGGCCGTCCGACGAGACACCCTGGCCGCTCTGCGCGCTCGCAATGCCATCACGGCCGAGACGAACGCGCTGTATGCGGTGGCGAGGAAGCCTTCTCCTCGGGGGTAG
- a CDS encoding GNAT family N-acetyltransferase has protein sequence MRLVGDRIELRDYVGDDWRAVASYQADPRYQTFIGPGEVSEDAARRLVDMFIAWAAEAPRRNYQLAIVERGSGVLLGSCGLRAGELPPGVAEFGLELSPEWWGRGIGGEASRLMLDFGFRTLELGEVRAESVSGNERIAGLLKKLGFAEAGSKPGEEWMREKGWGFVAWVLGKEGWEGAGSVGG, from the coding sequence ATGCGCCTGGTCGGCGACAGGATCGAGCTTCGTGATTACGTCGGTGACGACTGGCGCGCGGTGGCCTCGTATCAGGCGGATCCTCGATACCAGACGTTCATCGGGCCGGGCGAGGTGTCCGAGGATGCCGCGCGGAGGCTCGTCGACATGTTCATTGCGTGGGCGGCCGAGGCGCCGCGGCGCAATTACCAGCTCGCCATCGTGGAGCGGGGCTCCGGGGTGCTGCTCGGGAGCTGCGGGCTGCGGGCGGGGGAGCTTCCCCCCGGGGTGGCCGAATTCGGGCTGGAGCTGTCGCCGGAATGGTGGGGGAGGGGAATCGGCGGGGAAGCATCGCGCCTGATGCTCGATTTCGGTTTCCGAACGCTGGAGCTCGGCGAGGTGCGCGCCGAGTCCGTGAGCGGAAACGAGCGGATTGCGGGGCTCTTGAAGAAGCTCGGGTTCGCCGAGGCGGGGAGCAAGCCGGGGGAAGAGTGGATGAGGGAGAAGGGGTGGGGGTTCGTGGCGTGGGTGCTCGGGAAGGAAGGGTGGGAGGGGGCGGGTAGCGTGGGGGGGTGA
- a CDS encoding multicopper oxidase family protein yields MDRRKFVQFGVAAGGALLANSALGQQKPGAQGPARPAPKRAVFPGGQVAVTTPNGVTLPLKEKDGVKIGHLVAMPIKHTFAPGLEGDCWGYNGRTPGPTIEVVEGDRVRFYVTNKLPEPTTVHWHGVILPNGMDGVAGLNQRVIKTGETFVYEFTFNHPGTFMYHPHFDEMTQMALGMMGMIVVHPKRPKGPPVDRDFVLMTHEWRIEPGARRPDPNEMTDFNVLTFNSKAFPGTDPLVVGRGERVRIRFGNLSAMDHHPIHFHGLTFELTGTDGGEIPAAQRHPETTVLVPVGSTRVIEFVPNEPGDWAMHCHMTHHVMNQMGHGMPVMVGANAQKIDAKVQGLLPGYMTMGHAGMGDMAEMGMPVPKNSIPMVGGPGPFGSIDMGGMFTILKVRDNPDTADPKGWYQHPKGTVADRADEALMKADGIDPDAKFG; encoded by the coding sequence ATGGATCGTCGTAAATTCGTTCAATTCGGAGTCGCCGCCGGCGGTGCGCTGCTCGCCAACAGCGCTCTTGGTCAGCAGAAGCCTGGCGCCCAAGGGCCCGCGCGCCCGGCGCCGAAGCGCGCGGTTTTCCCCGGCGGGCAGGTCGCCGTCACCACGCCGAACGGCGTGACCCTGCCGCTCAAGGAGAAGGACGGGGTCAAGATTGGCCACCTCGTCGCGATGCCCATCAAGCACACGTTCGCGCCGGGGCTCGAGGGCGATTGCTGGGGCTACAACGGCAGGACGCCCGGCCCCACGATCGAGGTCGTCGAGGGCGATCGCGTCCGGTTTTACGTAACCAACAAGCTCCCCGAGCCGACCACCGTGCACTGGCACGGCGTGATCCTGCCGAACGGAATGGACGGCGTGGCGGGGCTGAACCAGCGCGTGATCAAGACCGGGGAGACGTTCGTCTACGAGTTCACGTTCAACCACCCCGGCACGTTCATGTATCACCCCCATTTCGACGAGATGACCCAGATGGCGCTCGGGATGATGGGGATGATCGTGGTGCACCCGAAGCGGCCGAAGGGGCCGCCGGTCGATCGCGATTTCGTGCTGATGACGCACGAGTGGCGCATCGAGCCGGGCGCGCGCCGGCCCGATCCGAACGAGATGACCGATTTCAACGTGCTCACCTTCAACTCGAAGGCGTTCCCGGGCACCGATCCGCTCGTCGTCGGCCGCGGCGAGCGCGTGCGCATCCGCTTCGGCAATCTCTCGGCGATGGATCACCACCCGATCCACTTCCACGGGCTGACCTTCGAGCTCACGGGCACCGACGGCGGCGAGATCCCGGCGGCGCAGCGTCACCCCGAGACCACCGTGCTCGTTCCCGTCGGCAGCACGCGCGTGATCGAATTCGTCCCGAACGAGCCCGGCGACTGGGCCATGCACTGCCACATGACCCATCACGTGATGAACCAGATGGGCCACGGAATGCCGGTCATGGTGGGGGCGAACGCGCAGAAGATCGACGCCAAGGTGCAGGGCCTCTTGCCCGGCTACATGACCATGGGGCACGCGGGCATGGGCGACATGGCCGAGATGGGAATGCCCGTGCCGAAGAACTCGATTCCGATGGTCGGAGGCCCGGGGCCGTTCGGATCGATCGACATGGGCGGCATGTTCACGATCCTCAAGGTCCGCGACAACCCCGACACCGCCGATCCGAAGGGCTGGTATCAGCACCCGAAGGGGACCGTGGCCGACCGCGCCGACGAGGCGCTCATGAAGGCGGACGGGATCGATCCCGACGCGAAGTTCGGTTGA